tgtagttccacgataaccaaaaacacacatacacacttaccAAGCTAACTCATTTAAATGCAAAGCAGAAAACATGTAAAACAATAGGGAAGCTTACTTAACACTAGTATATTGTGGAATGTATTAATGCTTGGTAGTTGCCGGCTATGGAGGTTTCTAGGAGAGGGTGTCAGGCACAGTGTGGGAATGGTGTCTCTAAGAAAACATGAGTTATAGAAAACAATATGAACACTGGAGATTCCACCAAGTTTATTATGTAAATACTTGTAACTGACAGTAACTTATAAGATCAGTTTGGAGTACAAGGTTCACATGTTGTAAAAATACCTTTCAAAGAGATAACAAGTAACAAGAAAACACTCATTGGagaagtgtttttttatatatcagtATTATCAGTATATCAATATTAGTGGTAGATACTAGAGATGATCGGGCTCGGtgttctgaaaaccgaacccacctgaacttaggggatccgagtaggctcgcgagccagctcggtacttttgcatgtcctgggatctgaatcgaggcaaaacatcattgttgcattgtcggatctcgcgagtatTGGATCcccacagaaacagaggtagcagtgttcttgtcactctccagtctccagtgacattgctcatacagaaacaggaggggtaacagtggtcttgtcacttgacaaaaattgactggaattaatgttattgaggttgataataatATAGGGACaaaaaaagagacaaattatgtgattttagcaaaaaaaaatagggatttttagaaaaaaaaatagggatccaaaagcaaaatacgcgagggcggttttgccaaaaccaaagcaggAAGTTAATCTAGATCTAAAGTCAAAGCCAAAatacgggagtcagtgaacatttctagtaGATACTAAATTGGCAGGTACCCACCACACTGGTTGCTCAGGTTTTCTGTGTTGTTTGGTGAAGGaacaagaaaatacattttgaggTTTAGGACAATCCTCCTGTTGTATGTACACATACCATTACTCACTGACAGATGTATGGTGGTACAGAGCTCGGGTCTGCTTAGGTAGCCCAAGCTGAGTCAGGGAAGGGAGCAGAGTCTATAGaagacatttacaaaaaaaattaaaaacactgatatatattgctccataacattataaacaaaagcaaacatttaattataaaaattgcaactgatatatatatatatatatatatatatatatatatatatatatatatatatatataaaatctatgcTTGGAAGCGAGCCCTTAGGACACTTACCTATATACCAACTGTCCACTGGACACAAGATATATTTGCTTCACATATGTgctaggtaaaaaaaatattttacacatctttataaataaaaagataaccaGCAGAcactataattaaaatataagtgTAACACTGGCACACTTAAGCTACAGTATGAAGGATAAATATTCTGCTTCTAAAAGAGACAACTGCAAAAGCTCAAGCAAAAAAATTGCAAAGAAAAACAGTAGAAGGGCAGACAGGGATCCCAACACTGACCTGTATCATAAAACTCATACGCTATCTCAACATTATTCAACTAATAGAAAGTTTTACTTAAACTATAAACTATAAACTTAcattaatgcatatatttaatacataatattattAAGCTAATTTAGATCATAAAGTTAAATGAACTCCCAAGTTGTTGATAATTATTATGACACAGTGACAGCAATTATTAAATATTAGATAAGATCCTTTGATGTATGTTATATTTAATACGGAACAATGCTGTATTGACTGTTAATTAACAGCAAATATTTCCACCATCATAAGTAAAAAGAAATAACAGATGGCACTAAAATGTATCCATCCTTGGCCTTGGGAATGCATACTTAATTACACActtaaatcaataataaaaaataaaaaaagaaaagtaatatatgaataataaaaatattaaatatattgaattaatcaaaaatcagcatacttaataataatatcaaattttattcttaataaaaaaaaaattacagcataaaatctaagataaaaaaataactaaataaatatatgaaacaaaaatatgtatgcACAGGTGACACCATAAAAAAACATAACCTTAATCCAGGCAGATGtgtaaaatcttttaaaatgCCTCATAAAACATATCATATCCATAGCACTCAGGAATTCTCCCAGGTAGCAAATAATAATATCCAAAGACCAGTATTCTGCACCTCTAATTAGGAACCCTTCAGTCCCATATATTCATATGAGGTGAAATTATGTATGCTATGTAGCCTAATTAGCCAGCGAGTTCTTTCTTCTGAATTAATAACACTTCTCACTTCTTCACTGTGATTTCAGATTTCTCACGATATTGCACATAGCGGTATCCAAAAAATCATTTACTGGGCACAGCATTAAGCATCCGTAGccctaattatttaaataatatccaCCTAAGTTAATAGATATCAACATTATTCACATATAAGTGTGATATCGCATTAGTACATTTCAAGACATGCTGGTGTCAAGATTTTAAACATTGCTTCTCACACTAGCAATATTGGACATGTCCACTAGATGGCCACCCTCCTTAACATTTACTCAAATTTTTAATGGCCTTACAAACAAAAATCTAATAAATATGCAAATTGTGATTCCTAAAAGTGATTAACACagagttagaaaaaaaaaaagatatatcttTTGTCCCCAGACCCAGTGTTCACGGTCTAGGAGGGTTGGGTCTTGGGAGTTAAGTGACAGGAGAGAGGGAGCAACCAGCAGAGAGGGGCCACCAATAGTGGCCCCTCTCTAAACCTCCCAGCATCAGTGAAGAACAAATGTAGAGGAAGGGCTTTTAAACCGCACCAAACAAGATGATCTTGGTGCCAAAGAGTAGTGAGAAGACATAGAAATGTAGGAatgaggtattattattattaatattattatcatttatttgttgggcgccacagggtatTTGCAGCGCCTTACttagtacgaacagtagaccatacagggtaaaacattacagaacaataaacactaagtaccaatgcttcagaaactccgggcagacatatggagtgagggcggagcagaagagtcggtatggagacaggaggggagagggtccctgctcatgtgagcttacatcctaagggagggtggacaaaacaggcacgaagggaggcagtggtgcaagggagaaaaagggaccaggggagaggggggagaaccaccagagtggatgaggggttaagtggatggttggtaggctttcaggaacaggtgagttttgagtgcccgtttgaaggagcacagattgggagcgagacggatggagcgagggaggtcattccagtgcggggggcagctcgggaaaagtcttggactctggagtgggaagaggtgatcagagtggaggagaggcgacggtcatttgccgagcgcagggagcgggcaggagagtgCGACCATTGCTGGGATCACCGCCTAAACAAGCGGAGCCGCTGGGAAATAGTAGCATAGCAAAGTCCAATGAGCCTGCAAAGGAGAAGAGAAGTCACAGTGAAAATTAGTATAGTGGGCAAACCAAAGCAAGGAATAGAGGACAACTACAACACAGAAAGACTATAGGAAATGAGAAGGGCTGTCAACCTCTTAGAGAGAGCTGCAAGTCTCACAGAGAGAGCTGCCAACCTTACTTCAGTCTTGCTGAAAGAGCTGCCAATCTAGCAGGGAAGGCTGCCAGGTTACTACAGAAAGCTGCCAGGCTCATAGAGGGATATCTGGTTTCAGAGGCAGGTCTGGCATTGCCACGAGTAACCTGCCAGGAATCCAGTACTTGCGGAAAGAAGTGATCACCTTGGAGCAGCCTGTGTGCCTGCATGCTATAGAGAGTTTGTACTGCACTCAGGAGAGCCTGAATTGATCTGTGGGTAACAGAAGGTGGAACGATACAGTGACCTGTGGCTGTAGCAAAAGAGCTTGCCAAGAGCCATACAGAGAGCCTACTGCAGACACCAAAGATGGGCTCTTGCTTGAGTGAGTttgtggaactactgcacccagGAAAACCTGAGATGCTGCGTAACAGTAATAGCAACTGAAATATCTACTAACTAAGAATTGTGCAGGAGGAGATAGGAGATTATTATTTAATCCTTGCAACTCACTTTCTATCCTGGAGTGCAAGATAAAACAGTGTAAATAAGTTTCCTTTGTTATGCATATGAGAGATGGTCTAGTGCccaccttaggctgggtacactttacagaaaatttctcccgttgccatatcgttaatgattttaccaacgacagaaaaaataaagtcccgatcagcgtgccgactcctgtgtacacactatacacgttttacattatttaccttcagatctgtgctcttaatctgtcataaccatcggctgaaaagattgtgactctgcacactccgtaGAGATCtaaggacactgccggtcctgagcgcagacacactgcaggatttgcccgacatcgttgaacgagatttttagttcggtttaaaatgatatgatgtgctcatcattgcagcatacacactaatgtgactTGGGGCCGAATGGTCATGTGGTTGACCCAGTAATTGTGTGGAAACCCTGTactgtgtatccagccttacttTTACACCTGTAGCACTGCACCACCACCCTACAACCTCTGTGTCCgcacaaaaaaacacattgttgTAAGACTCACATAAGTGGGAGCTCACTGGTCATGcccaagagctagccagggcagaggAGAGAGCAAGGGAGGAGGTGCACAGCTTAACGATGCACCCCCTAAGACCACACATGGTGACAGGGGGCTATATGTGAGTAACACGCCATCACATACCGAGTCCGCCGATCGCTCGGCCAGGTCCCTGACTACTTACCTGGTCTTCCATCTCAGCGGTAGACGCCGCAGGCTCCTCTGTCTGGCACATGTGCGGATCAGCTCTTTAACTGATCCTATTCTTTACTATTGGCTGGCGCCCTCTATTGGTTACATAACTTAAGGACACCTGTTTCATTCAATCACTGCCAGTTCATTGAGTCTTCTTCCCCAGTGTGGATGTGTTACTCCTGGCTCCAGCACTCTCAGCAATACCTGAAGTTCTGCCGCACATCCCTATATAGTCCTGATCCAGTACCAGTGCTCTCCAGCATCCCTGGACCTAAGTAAACAGCTTTCCGCAGTTTCCTGTACTTTCCAGTCTCTACTACAGTACTCTCAGCAATACATGAACATCTCCCGCATACCGTTACTCTATTTCTGATCCAGTATCAGCACTCTGACATATTCACCTGTGTTCTTGGCCATTATCTCTGTAATAGTTTCCCACTATACCTCTCCTACTACCAGttaggagaaccgcgacctgcagctCGGAAGTAGCCAAGCCCACATCCCCTTGCGGGGGTCATAGGTAAATACCTTCCCagtcgttagactctgcacctctctaaCAGGTAGTGCCAAACTAGGCTGGTCTAAAGGGTCTTTTGATCCTGATTCGTGACACACGCTATATACTGCACAGCACCCCTACATGGCTAACCACTAGAACTGCAGCAAGAGGCTTGGCCTTAAACTGCCTGACTACCCCTCCACTCATCCTTCTCACCTGTCTGTTACTACTCTCATTATTGCCTTTCACGTATAACATATGCTGGGTATATTAACCACATTATTGTCTGCATCCTCATACTATATTACTGGGACAACAACTCCCATTATAATGATCCTCTTCAGAGTCAGAGTTATAGTCTTCACTGTCTTCAATACCAAGAGATTTACTAGTTTTcttcattattattttcttaatcATAGTGGCTGCAAGGACTTCCAACAATAAATGCTGCTGCCTCATCTTTTGTAACCTAGAGAGTGAGGTTGTGTTTGGACTCTAGCCTCTAGTTTCTCATTCATTTAAGTCCCCTCTGTGAGACCTTCTTTATTCTATGGTGTTCATCCGTAGGTTTAAAAGAAAGTATCGCCCTCTTTAAGTTCATGTCTCAACCAGTGATTTCAGCCAAGAGTGTAAATTTTATTATGGTAAAGCTACACGGATGAATGTTCCAATTTATGCTTAGTGTAGCTCTTCAAAGTAATGTCATTGTGAAACTGCTATTGTACCAAGGCAACTTCTGGTTTCTTTATTGCGAGTTACTGCCATATATTGGGTctaattcattgaggaaagttaagcaaaagtaagtaagtaaggcaaaaccatgttgcattgaaggagaggtaaattttaaatgtgatgaaAGATTtgtagctggggtagggcatgttctttacatttcagtgtacaaataagctatcaagtatttgtgtactacatggaaacagacagtattttccttatgtgcaaaatgataaactaatttgcaccccttgcattgcaacatggttttgcccagaaaacttgagtaagaaaacttactcaattttttgtttaactttccttaatgaatcaggcgccgTGTCATTACCAATGGTCTCTATTCAAGCCCAGTGTTCAGTTAATCTTTCATTAAATTGATATTGCATTATAGTCATTGCATATCTTTCCATTTCATGGTTACCTTGATCTCCAGCACTACATCCTTACCAGACATTGAACCGTTTATACTTTACCAGCCACTTATCAAGTTATGGGCCCTTAAATTATTATGGTCTTTTAGCAAAAGTGGCTTATCCCCCCTTACCTGTTGTATATGTGACTAATCACCAGCCATTTATAGGGAGTCAGGCAGGTATTTCCTAATTCAACCCATGGTAGACCTTGCCAAGATCTGCAAACCTGAAGAGAGAACGTGACTCAGGTGGAGGAGGACTGCAGTGCAGAAACTGAGACAATGTCATGACAGTTATCTtcatcaatcggcacttacacctgccccgtaGCCGGTGCAAATTATATGTCTAAAGAATGTGTATTTAAGAGAAACCCATTACTTGAATCGGCCTCATCTGCGTTGTCACACCCTCGgcacaccattactgtacattttcTACGTTCACCGCTCCTTCCTTcccccgttctgcccttcaagtcataggcagtcgtaagtgtcatttgtgttcagacatgactTGCATGCAATTATGTTCATTGGCGTAAAGCCTGCCAGACGCAGGCCAAGGACAGTAAAGGCCTGTTCACATAATCGCGACACAAATATGGAGGcgtatctcttgcaggtgctggagggctggtgcaacaaagcgcaatgatgataatgacgatcAGCAATTCTAACTAGACACTTCTGACTGCTGATTGCAAAGAGATCCCCTCCAGCTGATAATACTTAGTTCATTAGCCTTGCGGATTATTATATGATGTTGCTGCTATTTATTCACCGTCCTTAATTGACATTTCCGTTTTGAAAATTCGACTTTCCCATTTGTTAATAACACTGTCATTAAACAATTCTGTCTTGTGCATATGACTTCATAAAATTATTATACTGTGTACAAATttggtaatgcaactttagcatttactactaacacaatcaagccacatctctacgctTTCTCTACTCTATCTGGAGCAGAAGTGTAAACACGATATGACTGACATCTACCTGGCACAAATACTGCTGTGTTTAAGCTGGATAGCTCTTGATATGCATCTGAACATAATTGTGCAAATATTTTCTCAGGAACGCAGGTCCGACTAGAAATGCGGGTGGGGGCAAGAGTGAAAATATTCCTGCAATGTCCTATCTATTACTACTTTAGGACAACCcaatttattgatttaatatttccATCTTTCTCCTACAATACAGCTCAATTTCGTTTTATTCATGGCTCAAAATAATCCAGAGAGTAAGGAGACATTGGGACTGCCTTTAATAATTGACACTTGTGTATTTGGATGTTTTGATTACATTGGTCAATGTGCacctaaaaatgcattttctcaCATAACTGTTACTTAAAGGGTGCATAAGACGTCCCATAGAAAATTTAGGAAAAATCTTGATTGGTGGCATCTCCGAAAACATGGAACCTCCTAATCAGGAAACATCCCTCCTGTCCTCCTGCAATGTTTAATAAATTCCCTTCACTCTATTGGccttcagggcacagttctttcctggttcacttgcATCCTATCTGACTGCTCCTTCAGGCCCTTTAATTCTGGCACTATATGTTTAGGTCCAAAAAGGCTCTATACTCAGTCCTCTGATTTTCTCCATGCACACCACTTCTCCTGGCGAATTATTACACTCAttcagtctccagtaccacctctacatcAACGGCACTCCAGTCAAACTCTACTCCCTGATCTTGACCCTTCTCTACTATCTCAATGCGACCAACTGTGTCTCTGCTATTTCCATATGGATGTTCCAAtgctatctaaagctcaacatgtccaaaacagggCTCATCAGCTTCACTCCTCCCAAAGTCACCACCTCTCCTCAaatctgcctctctctctctcaatgaCACCATAAATTCCTCCacctccaactaccaccctatttttctcctcccctttgcctctaaactacttatTATTGTACAAACAACACCTGTCTCActgtctctcctctcattccattcttgactctctacaatcaggcttccgctcccaacatttcactgaaactgctcacaaaagtgaccaatgatctacttactgcaaaatctaatagTAATttatccatactcattctcctgaaaCTCTCTGCttcttttgatactgttgatcaccctcttctcctacactcctttcacttcattggccttcgtgacacagtcctttcctggttcacttcctacctatcgaaccgctccttttgtgtttctacctctggccagggccggattaacccgaggtctaactgggctatagcccaggggcctcgggcatccagggggcccttcaaactcctcagcagcattattgatcggtcgggggcgggggcgcccccagcccgatcaatgctgctgagtactgtcagtgcagtcctccgtcccggcgcgctgtagtctgcttactgagaatatctcgcgagagttcaaactctcgcgagatctcctcagtaaggatcttacagcgcgccgggacggaggactgcactgacaggtaagtgcttgggggggtcctcacGGGGGGCGGCGgacagctcacattgggggcctcgcggggaatggagggccccttagcccaggggcctccattcccttaatctggccctgcctctggcacatcctcccatccactcccactatctgttggggtcccacaaggctctgttcttggccctttacttttttcattgtacacctcttctcttggggcactaattcgctcattcggcctccaataccacctcaacacttatgacacccaaatctatatctcttcctctgacctctctccttctatactatgTTGTGTAACCAACAgcttttctgctatctccacatggatgtctgaacgctacctaaagctcaacatgtccaaaacagaacttattttcttacctcctgccagagtcaccacctgccctcaaatctccctcactgtgaATAACACCATAATTTCCTCAGTCCTCCAAGGCCGCTGCCTTGgtttcacacttgactccaccctctcccTGTCGActacaccttaaaaacattgccagaatacgcccttttcttactcaagatgctaccaaaactcttgtccattctctcatcatctcccgtcttgactattgcaacctcctgctatctagcattcctgacacccatatatccacacttcaatccatcctaaatgttgctgcaagactgatcttcctcgctccacatctgctgcaccactttgcaaatccctaccatggctccctgtgtcctacagaatcaaattcaaattactcacccttacctgcaaagccctcaataacaacacccctgcatacatctcaaatctcatatcaaaatactccctccctccctcttagatctacctctgacctgcgccttgtctcgtctctgataaccacctctcattcccacctacaagacttctcccgtgctgctccccacttatagaattccctaccacgctcaatcagactttcccacagtcttcaaatctttagatactcTTTGAAAACCAATGTCtttatttagaggtgaccttatcctcaatatcactattcacactaatgcaccctcacaactatcccaatctccactctgagccacactcgctcctcttgtttcagctttgccctcttccctttagaatgtaagctctctaatgagcagggtcctccataccctttgtattcatgtctccattcattttgtctgccttgtccgttcttgttttacatatgtcctgttttatttttgtccttgtcttccttactgtacggcgctacggagcactgtggcgccttacaaatctacgataataattataataatgatagCTGCATGGTATCACCCTTGGCTCTGCTCTTTGCTTTACTCCTCATATTCAGTCTCTCCACTTTCTGAACATTGCTAGAGTATGCCCTCTTCTTACCCAAGATGACattaaaactcttatccattctctcatcatttcccgcttTGACTACTGTAACTTCCTTCTATCTAGCATTCCCCTGATCCATCTATCCCCACTTTATTCTATCCTatcttctttttattgtcatcatcatcatcagctatttatatagcgccactaattccgcagcactgtacagagaactcccacgcaaacacagggagaacatacaaactccacacagataaggccatggtcggaaatcgaactcatgatcccagtggtgtgaggcagaggtgctaaccactaagccaccatgttgccctaTAGCTCAACATGTCAACTGACTCAATCTGTTCTGTCCGTTACTTTCTAGATTTTAAGTTCTCTCATTAGAGGAGACCTTTCCACCCTTTGTTTTCACCTCTACATTTATTGTCTACCTTATatatcctgttttatgtatgcctcTGTTTTCTCCACTGCCCTGTGCTGTGGACCTCTGAGGTGCTTTACAAATCAACGGCAATAGTCATAAGTACATTATGTTATATTTCTGACTTTATTCTGTGGTGTTCAGTCATGTAGTTATATAATCAGGCAGATATGTTTACTTTTGTTGCCCTGAGATACTCATAGCTCTGTTGATTTCTCTGCAATGGACACTGTTCCCTTGAGAAAGCAGCTTTGATTCACATGtcaggacaaaaaaaataaacaagtaataTAAAAACATGGCTGAACAACACAGAAagaagttagaaaaaaaaaaaagcatatcatTTAGATGTAAGTGCCCTTTAACTAGCATTGAACATCAACATCACATTAACACAAATAGCTTTTATGCATATAGAAACAGTTCTCCTTGCAATCATCCCCAAATAACATAAGATTTACAGATTTTTATGATCACATAACATTCTATAAAAACCCTCCTAAATTTTAAACCAGAGTTGACATATTAGTAATTTAGGAAATATACATTCTTTTTAGTATTGTACATGTTCTATTATCATAAGAATTGTTATGGCTGGCCTAAAATTTCTTTGAGAAGATCACAAGTCTTATTGTGTATGACTTCCCGGAGTTTTCGCACACGGCGGGCACTTGACATTCCAACAAAACTGTAGGGCTGCAGGACGGCCATTCCATTGTGTACGTCACCCATGATGATTAGTTGACCATTGACCGAAGTCACGTTGGGACATGGACAACTCCAGTCTATGTTAAGAAGGGTGATTTCAAGTGGTTGCTTCCCCAGAAATTTAAGCCCCATTTTTTCATCTTTCAGGATATCTTCCACCGAGACCAGAGCGTGGCCAGCTTCTTGGTCATCGGTCAACTCTAGTATACGGCCCAAGATGGCAAAATCACTTTTACAAAAGCTCGTTACCAGCTTCTGCCGAGGCTTGCACACTTTGCACTTTTGGTTTTTGGGGAATGGACACATCTCCTCGCACATCTCTTTACTTTCAAAGTTGTTTTCATTGCCACCACAACCACCATAAATGAAAGATTGACATTGACTCAATAGCTTGTTATAGGCCCACCTTGGCTCATAGGCCTTACAAGGACCCTGCAGAGGTGGGTAATTGCAGATGTTGACGGGTCCATTCATACATGTTAGCATACAAGACTCGTAGGTTTCAAAGTGGTTCAAGTTACTGTTACAATTCCCATAGACAAATATGAAACAGTTATTTTTCTTAGCGTCAAAATACCATCGTGTCTGTTCCTCCCCACAGTCCTCGCTGTCTGGTGGTTTTAGGCACTCATCGGTtggaaaaaaagttttgttttcagATTTTTCCTTGGGAGATTGTTCTTTGACAGACAAGGGGAAATTAATCTTGATAAGACCACCGGTGTTTTTGGCTGTACACGTGTAAATGCCAGCATCTTGAATTTGAGTGTTATAGATGACGAGCTGGGCAATGTTGGTGACCACTATGTTTGCGACCACATGATTGGGGTGCATGACAATACGTTCCTTCCCGTCAGTTTGCTTTTCCCATGTTATTTCTGGTTTGGGTTTACCAGTAACATCACAATGAAAGCTCACCGTGTCTCCGACATGGACCAACTTGTGCGTGGGGTTGTTCACTAAGGTGGGGGGAATCACATTTGTGATAGCCATCTCAAGAGATGGCATTGTTGGGTTAGCAGTTGTCTCTGATGGAATCGGACTAGTATGTGACCAAGTAAGGTGATATTTGCAGGTGACCACAGCTAGCGAGATACCTTTTGCACAAGCCTCAGCAtccataaaacatttattatagtaAGTAAGTCCATCAGAAGCACAGGTAAAACTGGGTTCCTTTTCACATCTATCTCTGCATTTGCATATGGGTTGGCCATCCCAAATGTCGCATTGAGAACCTTGCTGCGTACACATAAAGAGCTCACACGTGGCTTCCTTGGGCATGCCAATGGGTCCTTTCTTTCCCTTGAAATCCATGTATCGGGCTGCCACGCAGCTCTTCGTTCCACAGACATTAGGACAACACTTTTCATAGGTTTCACATTCCTAATAAagacataattttaaaatatttttattgtttcattaCTGAAAATACTGTCCCCGCAGTTTCTCTATGTTCTCCCTAAGTCCCACTGGCTTGTCACTTTTATATAAATGCCTTATCACTAATCAGCAGGCAGTGGAGCCCATAGCTCGATTCTGCAGCACCCGTTGAGTAACTGCAGCAAGTGGTATCAACGGGTGTCAGAGTTCTTTTAAAGAATTACGGACCCTAAaatgtgaggttttttttaaaaga
The nucleotide sequence above comes from Mixophyes fleayi isolate aMixFle1 chromosome 6, aMixFle1.hap1, whole genome shotgun sequence. Encoded proteins:
- the WFIKKN2 gene encoding WAP, Kazal, immunoglobulin, Kunitz and NTR domain-containing protein 2, which codes for MGWAFTYTWMGILAVEIILQGEALPHLRYTHAGICPNDMNPNLWVDAQSTCQRECDADKECETYEKCCPNVCGTKSCVAARYMDFKGKKGPIGMPKEATCELFMCTQQGSQCDIWDGQPICKCRDRCEKEPSFTCASDGLTYYNKCFMDAEACAKGISLAVVTCKYHLTWSHTSPIPSETTANPTMPSLEMAITNVIPPTLVNNPTHKLVHVGDTVSFHCDVTGKPKPEITWEKQTDGKERIVMHPNHVVANIVVTNIAQLVIYNTQIQDAGIYTCTAKNTGGLIKINFPLSVKEQSPKEKSENKTFFPTDECLKPPDSEDCGEEQTRWYFDAKKNNCFIFVYGNCNSNLNHFETYESCMLTCMNGPVNICNYPPLQGPCKAYEPRWAYNKLLSQCQSFIYGGCGGNENNFESKEMCEEMCPFPKNQKCKVCKPRQKLVTSFCKSDFAILGRILELTDDQEAGHALVSVEDILKDEKMGLKFLGKQPLEITLLNIDWSCPCPNVTSVNGQLIIMGDVHNGMAVLQPYSFVGMSSARRVRKLREVIHNKTCDLLKEILGQP